GAGGTCTTTTTCAACTCTGTGTAGGCACCTAATGGGTGGTCGGCCTCTCTTACGGGATTTATTTGGTTTCGAAAAAGTCGCTTTCTTCGTTAGTTTATTGTCATCCTATCTGTAGAGGTGTCATAACCATCTAATGCTATCAGCTTTAATGGCATGGATGATATCTGACTGCTTAAAGAATTTCTTGTAaatcataaattgttttatccATGCATATTTGGGTAACTCTTTATCAAAACGAAGGGTAATTTCTTCTAGTTTCAATCTGAACAAGCCAACCAAGAGAGCCAACTAGAAagttacttgatttttttagacAGAAGAACAGAAGatatattgaacatttttacacaataatattatttaaattttaatcattgcgGCCATTTAGTTAGTTCTAAAAAAGCTATCTCTTTGCGTCTCCATATCAAACCTTCTAGCTTCAGCAACATTGCCCTGAATGTTTTGATACTATGACACTTGATGCTTTGTGGCTGCGCattgatttaatatattaagtgaaaaaatgatatttcgtattaaaaatattgattggaGAGCTCAGCAGAATAGTTTTGATTTCGACTAAAGCAAATTCgatgattgaaataaaataaaataaatcatgtaaCATTcgtatgaaagaaaaaaatatccagagtaagtaattaattttacctGCATTAAAAACCATCGCGTGAATAAAAACATCGCACCATTTATCAATATTACGTTTTGATTATTAATGTTTCGTGTTggtcaaatttcatttattgaacCAAGAGACGAATATTCGCCAAAAATGGATGGAAACTGcctaaaagatttaatttttttaaaagtgatattataataatttctgagTAATATTTTGGGGTCGGAAAATTGAGAAATCACATGAGTTActaaaaagcagaattttttctacTTGATTAGATTTGACTGACggaaaagataattaattccaatttctataaaaaaatacagtactGGGTATTGAAGGACATCTGACCATCGGACAAACGAATACAAACAGTATAGTGTAGAAGCATGACGTGATAATAGACCGAataacaaagatattttattatgaaagtgaaattagaaataaataaataaaaagcttactGAATAGAAAATTTAGAGTGTTGAATGTTATTCAGTAAAAACCTCGAATACTACCCGAGAGGGGTGAGGATATTGCCTCCCTGCTAGCTTCTCCCCTGTTCTACAATTCAAACAAAGTTATATTTCAGGAAACAAAATTATAGCACTAATTGTATTGCAATAATAGCATGattctctttcaaatttttatatcaattcaagtaattaatgtttttttcttcatttataaacaatttagcTCATTGTCCCACCAAATGACATAGTTTCAATCTattcttgaattttattatttgcaaaaatgtaatgaaagtaattttctttggtagaagaactattagaaatttgtaaagaaaaattgatcatagagaaaaaaaaatttgaaaaaaagaaacggaATCAACTACGGTACGATTGCCACCCACGCACCGTTTTTGAGAGTTTATTTCGTAGTTTGTTTAACTGAAATTGgaattagttttgattttagcGAATCATTgtctttttcatttctaatgtaataaaaaatatgtaaacgtATTGCGCCGAGACTTCAcaagtaatatttactgaagcAGTTAAAATCCATTTGCCGAACCGCCAACCGCAAACTTGCaagctttgtttattttttcatttagagTTCCTTTTTCTCCTCAGAATTTCGCCGTGACGCACGTGGTTAAAGACGCGtgctaataatttataattctgttaCTTACGGAATAATTATGATCTGTAAAAACCTTTTACATCTATGTCTTTTAAACGTTTCACGATGTTTCACTGTTACATGACGTAAATTgtttccatatattttttaaaataacttcgaATTATCATCATTCATTGGttagtacttttaaatttattaaatattttttcttcgtttttaattatctttaaattaatcttcGATTTAACTATTATAGTTATTGTATTTCTGTGATGTTATTTAAACTGTATTGCGTTATATTATTATCTCTTCATTGATTTATATCAAATTTGACTTGGCGCGGCACGTTTTTCAATGTGTGAAATTTGTTACGCGATTCATGTTTACTTCCAGTATTAAACATTTCTCAACACTCACATTCAAtgtaagttttctttaaatagagTCTAATTGTGTTCAAACTTTTTACTAGTTATTTCCGTAATATGTATTATGCTAGTCAgattattcaattatatatacataaaaaaatataatttatatatatatatttttaaaaatatataaaaacatatgttaCGCTCAAATTTATTATGACCGGAATATTGGTATTAATTGATTGTGCTGTTTGAATAATAAGTCTAATGTCtggttatttaaattatgttttcttttactatctgtggcatatttaaaagtaaacaagtttatcaaggattttttttcaagtaattgaTAACATTATTCTTTatcgataaaataatttcttttaagaaggTTAACAATACTGTAAACATCTAGAGATTTATACAACCATGTCTTGTTTACAATTATAATCTTATCTAACATTTTATaagacatttattatttttctcaatgaaCTTCATTCAgttgtgtgtaaaaaaaatgtttttattagatttaataaatgaaaaaggaagaaaaattttggttgaataaatttttcaaaaaattggttgatttttttattaaaacatatatcttGATTTTGTCTgtgatatgtttttttctttttaaatcctatttgtttactttgtattatagttaaaatatacttaggtgtgttttgaatttaacaagcttttttcttgagaaatacattaaaaaagttgttgaaaaataaatgtttttagagtgatattttaagtttgttattcaaatttttaattatgttaataatacATGTAGctcttttttaatagtttattatttggGTAGTAATGTATCTGCAATAACTAAAGGATAATACTTGTCTATATATTATTCACTGCTCTATTTCCATGTCtttcattagatatttttttttgaaaaaacagtaaatttaaataaatattatctatggattgtgttaaaactttttaaaaaaatcttaacaattttaatgaaataaactattttgttgcaaaaatgcATAGCAAAACTGAAACAGTATACAACCCCTTTTCATTGTTTGCTAGTATGTGTGGAGTGGtcattgataatttatttcatagttttccTAGCTAAATTTTAGTGGTTCCAAACTATGAACAACCGCTACTTTAGAGTCCTGTGTTATTACTATGTCAATTATTATACCTTTCAGTAATCTCTTCACTCTGCACTGTTTACccttttgaaatagattttcaatttttaaaaaagttcaattttcaattgatttattttctagtaactgtctatgttaaaaatattattattttttttttatatataaaatagagaatttatacacattttgctacattaaatatttcaataacattATTACTGCATATTGGAAACTGATGAGAACTACTAATGTACTAATACAAAACTGTGTTCAATTAACGGATTtactttaactaaaatttaaaaatttttttatttttttttttaagaagattaaaatggtttttttttatgattttttattggtttgtgtaatctttaaaatatacatttgaacTCTCTTATTACGAGTTCAAGTTGAAAAAGATTAGggtttaatatataaatgtttaatttaatgtgttaaaaccttgttattaaaagtaatctatattatataaagcgCTAATAcatatgtatcaataaaaccgatgatatttcttttctcgcattggcaacagttttcatttttaattgcaagaGCACATAGTGAGCAtaatatggctaatctatattatataaaacgctaatatgttttaattgataggcttcggcgtgcaagagcacgtagtgagcatatcatatgtctaatcgcaCTCactgaattatcaaaaaaattctcacaaaattatcttcatcgaagccgatgctttacatccggcgttcagtcctatttcatattgttttacaacacatggttttagccctctggtgggaaagactttaaaacaaaacttacaaaagttacttttctcaacaactgaaatttagaatagtgtgagtaagaaaaatatgtgagctgtttgcaatttcaaattaatattgaagtgcacaggtttagaattttctatagttaaagttttcggaacttcagtgttcaaaaaagtatacaaaagctatcCAATgcgcgagcatcggattgcgaagcaatccgaaatgaactgcgaaagcagttcctgggattggcgagcgccagcgagcagtgGGCAAAGCCTCCTagtctttctttaatttaatgaaaatcacTTTTGTAGCTGGTAGAAAATATGGAAGAATATGGCACACAATTTTCATTCCCTCTCAGACCTTTATCCCTCTATCATTAGTTCATTATGATCTAACCTAATTAGTTCGTGATCAAAGGTTGTATGTAGGAAAGTAtgcaaagaaagaaatatagtGAAAAGATTTCTCAAATATCTTGGTGTGAATCATGCAAACAAACCTCTTATCTCGTAAAGCGAACTAATTCttatgatgtaaaattaaaaacaaacttgaacaaaaaacataattatatcagtaggaatagtttttattgatgctaaattttattcattgatccAGTTTTCAGGACGCCAAATCAAAGAGCATTTCTGAACCCagaaaatcacaataaaaattaacgtaGTTTGTGAAAAATCATGTACTTTTGATAAGATTTGTAAGTTAATAAACTTAACCCCTAAGAACGACCTACCCCCATTAGCGACCATTTTACTTAGGAACAAAGAGTATTCGCTCCCAAGAGGTTTCATTGTAATTACCTTGGTACTCAGCATAAATGAGTTAGGCTATGTgtcatagataaaattttaatttgtaaaaatgtgggcaaatttaaattaatattaatctgttaattttatttttcagaaaccaGCATGGAGCCATTTTCTAGTGATGTGCTCTGGGTTCTCATATTAGGCTTCATAGTTGGATTTTTCCTAGCATTTGGTGTTGGTGCAAATGATGTTGCAAATTCATTTGGTACATCTGTTGGCTCTAAAGCTCTTTCATTGCGTCAGGCTTGCATTCTAGCTACCATATTTGAAGTATTAGGATCTGTACTTATgggtatgtttttttattttatttatttattcctttttgctCTGATATATGTGTCAATGTCTTGTCTAGacaaatcttaaataatattaatagcaaatagcatgaaatttttgtttgcttattattttaaacagggCTCACACGGGTCAGAGAAAACCTGGAATTTTcggggaattttattttgactccAAAGAtaaattgttgtaatttttttttaaataacctaGAAAATAcctatattatatttagaaagtAACCAGTCCTAGAGTTGTCAGTTACTGTAAACAGTTGTTaagattcaaaataattctataatgtAATGATAATTCTAACATGTATTGCAATTATTTGTTGTAGAATGCATGGATTTTAAGTCAAACTGACACATTTTTATCCTCGTGCAATGAAAGTGTGTGGTATCGATTAAATATCATCTggattttctttgaaatttacctgatatacctggaaaagtcagagaattgtttttctgaaattgagtggaaACCCTGtttaaagaatgtttaattAAGTTGGTTGCAcgaaatttgaatgttataacaatagctgattttaaaaaagtggagGCTTTCAAAACCATGTAGAAATGCATAGCAGTAACTGTGAAAGTaaccatttcaaaataatttagatttgtgATAAAATCTACCCAAGTAAAGCCtgtcaaaaaattatctaaatgtgCGAGTGGAAACTGATGagacattatttataatattgtgctaaaaatattgaaattttaaagcacgTGGAAATTAATAGGAATTACTGCagggaaaaaaacaatcaaaagtCATTAAGATTTTCAcagaataaatgtttatttaaacactttaaaatttgtaagacattaaaatgtattaaagatAATCCcagttttaaaatcaacttGGCTAACAACAGCAGCtagaaaaataatcgaaaagTCACTTGGATTTATGATGAAGTAATGAAGGTTTAAAgtgattacttaaatttataattcccaaagaaagaaaaattaaatattagcatattttataatttatcactGATTGATCTTGTGTTGGGGATAACATCATATGCTTATTGAATGTAagtttgtacaaaaattttgatcTCAAGCAAGCATTTTGATTTAATTCGAGAAGAAAACTAGTGTTACAGTGACTTTGATTTTGGCTTAGGTAAATTCCCTATGTTAAAGGCTGGCTGGGTATCTCATTGGATTGTACTTACTCTGATTTATGTGGGGAATTGATTTGGAATTCAGTTTAACGTAATGCTCCTGGAAATTTCAGAGCTTGAGATTGTTTCATGTTTGGAAAGAAAGAGCAATGTAGCGAGGGATAGATGATagtatctaaataaaaataaatttattatcattatatttggAATACTTAAActagtaaaaattgaaatttcttcgtttaaaccaattattaaaaattggcttttaatttttagactaAAATGAAAAcgttaatatataatatattatttatatagaaaatattaattatgttaatgaatatttcatatttaaattaatttgataatatttagctttgtttcaaagaattttggctcatgaatgtttttttatttatttatttcaggatGTATTATTAACCTTGttatcatttttctcttttactcAGGCTATCGGGTATCCGATACTGTAAGGAAAGGAATTTTTGATACAGAAATGTATTCAGAATTCGAGAAAGAACTCATGCTAGGTTTCCTAGCAGCTTTGATTGgtacttatatttttcattattattttgcattatgcTGCTATACAtatgcaaaataacaattaaatgattaacttttaatttgtacATTTCAGGTAGTGCAATATGGAATATAGTAGCTACTTTTTTTCGCTGGCCGATATCAGGGACCCACAGTATTATTGGAGCTGTTGTTGGTTTTTCTTTAGTAGCTCGTGGTTTTATGGGAATTAAATGGACAATGCTTGGCCAAATAGGTAAGTATTGgtttaaagtcaaaattaaatttgaaatgcttctaaaaagtaataaatttcaattctacCTAAGAGTGCCAGTCTTGTTACATTCTAATTCACTTTATgaacgaaaagaaaaattaatgtttaaaaaacatgctGTTCAAAACCAGGCATATACAGGTTGTCAAATCTCTTAACTTTAATCTTGAAAGTTTCATTAATGAGAGAGGATTCagttaaaaaccataattttagtttaaagtcccaaattaaaataaattattacttctgagtataaatgtttttcttgatgattatattataaattctacttatgacatgataaattttgattcagAAATAAACGTTTTGTGAGGTTGCTTTTCTTTTGGAACTTGTTTGCTTCAATTTCTTTTCACACTGTCTAGCTGTGTCCatattgattgttaaaaaagttgtaaacattttgtaattattaaattttctggaTCTAAATAAGGATATTAATTGTCTTCATTTCGGTTTTTATAGTTGTTTAAatcatagttaatttttattccttcttGTAAAACTTGTATCTGTAAAATTTAGAGTAAATTAGGTCTTATTACTATTCAggaaattgcaaaataaattgaaggTCCTATACTTACctattaactatttttgtgaaatgaaataaaatcttgtttgaagatcagtttcaaaaatttgaatttgtctCTTTGTACAGTATGATTTTTATCTACttgacaattttataatttttaaatcgggAACTGGAAGAGATTCTTAAATGTAtatcctttaaataaataaataaatgtttagggAAAcacttgattaaaatattaagatctgattataaataataaacccaattgcaattttaagtaatattgaatcattaaattgacatctaatatatttcaattgagaattcaataattaatgacattttaaaacaacGAAGAGACattaaaacaaactgaaaatgtttatgaatttatatttttaattaaattagtattttatgttATACCTAATCAAAGTGTGAAAATAGAGTTAAAGAGCCGCTTAATTTTCATGATTGAAGAATTTTGcctttttcaagttttataaaagAGATGAGCActgttattatataatttcacttaaattttaaagcatttgacaatttattttggttttttctaactgtaacttcctctgtatttttaatatgtagaaGTGTCagtcttagtttttttttttttttttttttaatttttttttttttttttactttggatgttttctttacttctttggatttttttttacttcactggatttttatttgaatttttgaagttatttttttattatgggGCATCGGGGCACTGTCGGATTTTTGTTTTGCCGACAACAGAAAACCTCCAGCATGTTGGCTAGGCGGTATGTTCCCTGATGAAGTGTTGTTTTTGCTAACATCCGTATCTTTAGAATAttctctcatttttatttttatttttttatcttatttacatttttttaaatagattagtATCTaacacattttgaattttaatgttaattttgtctgaaatttattttttattgtagtattttatttattataaatttttgtaatatcatAGCTTGGCTTTGCTATGTATGGTGTTGAAAATTTTCTGTGCTTTTATGcatagtttttaatcaatttcaaaattgtgtcATGCACAATTTGTATAACAATTCTGAATAAATCAAAAAGAGATCTGCCTtagttgcattttatttcatagcttTTAATTCGGAAGCAAATGATTGCAAgattaagaaatgttttgaaCCTAGCTTTTGGGACGAAAGGAAATTGGATTTGGTCACCACTAGTTTTGATTCTAAGGGAGTTAAAATTAGAATACTGTAAATGTGTGagtttttgtatacttattCCTCACAGGTGATCTCACCTTTCAGTGGCTTCCTGGTTCCTGTCTCCAGTTTTGTCCGGATTTATCTCATCTGCTTTGTTCTTGGTGCTGAAAAAACTCGTCCTGACTAAAGTAGGTTATTTCAGCTTTTATCTTTTTCTATACTGCttaattaatatgtttcttTGATTGAAGTtgtttttagagaatttttaaaaattatgtgacataatatcataaaatatttagaaacattatGGTTACTCTgtgttcttatttaaaattgtaaatagatgttaaatataaatatgtatattccttgtgttagaataaaaacttttttcttttttttcctcttgtaATCAAAAGTTGTAGAGTGCATCAGATTACATAACTCGAATGGTTATCAGAGAAACGAGATGTAGTTTTGAATCATGATTCATCTGTTTatgaatttgtataatttgtatttattagaagtgaaatcttatatttttaacaaggatgtcaacatatataataattttttctaaacctTTGATAagtattacaatatatatatgtgtgtgtgtgtgtttataGCGTAAGTACCCGAAAAGGTTTGTAGAAAGTTATTCTTAAGTTTGTTTTATCttgtaaaagtttaaacattAACTAATTTTCAGAAACTTCCTTCACCCTTGCCTCTTGTTGCTGGATTAGCCAATAAGCTAGGCTAGCTCCTTAAATATACATTCAGAAAATCCAATGCTAAAAAGGGTACTCTTGTCTGTAAAGTAAACCACtgaccttttttatttttatttatttaaaaaaaaatttttacttaggtTGTAATTTGATTTACACTTTACATTCCTTGGGACAGGCCAGTTAGGTTCATCTCTGTTTCTAATCattactgtaaataatattgctAGGCTATGATTGTAATTAGAAAGAATCCAACTGCTGGTTTTTGAAGTGGTAAATTTAGTATGATATATGatgagtaagaaaatatttctttctttgcaattaaataaatgttataaagcaatgagttttcttttttaggatGATGCTATTGAACGAGGCTATTTATCCTTGCCCTTTTTTTGGGGTATCACTGTTTTCATCAACTTGTTTTCTGTTGTTCATAATGGTCCAAAGTGTAAGTTTTTTGTGttcactttttttgtaatttttagtaattatttcaatgaatctATTTTGTATGTGTTATAGAACGCCATTGTTCTATGTGTTAGCATACAAAGTAGGGGTGCACAAATATTTTGAGTGATGGGCCCCTCTAACAgcaagttaattaataaaaagtcatTCCTAAGTATTTAGGTTTGTTATCTGCAGTAATGCTAATATTatgaaaacataaatgttttagACATTATATATCCTTTTTACCCATTATCTTAGCATTACATTTGCAgacaattagttttaaatattaaaattaaattaaaagtaaaaaatgcaaaacaaatataagcattgagaaaaattatattttatcacgCCACATAATgtgaaagtttattaaaaaagcgATAACAGAAGTTTATTGTTCATAGAATAAAACTAAGAAAGAGAGAGATTgagtattttattgaataatatgaaTGGAAAGTAAAACGAAATTATTATAGTCCAAAGTACGAGTCAacatttagtttgaaatatatttctatataagAATGCTTATCCATAGCGAATTATGAGAGGTTCTACAAATGTtaaatattgattgtttttatttcatgtatttatttttaatgaatgaattaatttatcattGCTAGTAGTTAGgaacaaagataattttttaacttaaaataataaaagcagaaTTACAAGCAGTAAAGTGTGTTccaataaaattgcattaacaggttaatattttaaatactatgtgAACGCTAActgtgaataaaaatgtttttaaaaaaactacttgcTTTCAGTAGGAATTCGGCACAaatgaaaaatgctaaaaaggaaattatttaaatgcataatttcaaAGTCGCACATCATAATATCGTATTGAAAATATCAAGATTTTCCAAATAACATGACAATGGCTGCCGGAAAACAACTTACATCTACAGTGGAAATGGCTCAAATAAACTACgccaaaaatgattttttaaaaagctactaAAGAGAAGTGATTTGtaataatatcttaattttaaaattcttgtggAAATCTGTTCtgtagcaataactgccaattTTTATGGGATTGAAGAATCATTTGGATTTTCAATGAAATCTGCACACATAGTATCAAAGgaagttattcaaattttgtgcaTCGTAAGCTTTATaaagatatgtttttatttttaaccatgtGATAATCAGTAGAGAGGAATTTGAAACTTccatttttttccaagaaaaaaagaatttagattttttattatgttcagGTGTTGCCACGAGCCATACATCAGTAGCTGGTAGGTTCAATGTTGTACAgctcttaattaaaatacttttaaatatatataaatatgtatctaataaacatgaaattatttgtcaatttttttgcaatttatgtattttttctttatctcaaatatgtatctaatttttttagatcttgGTTTTCAAAGTATTCCTGTTTGGGGTGTGCTAATTTTAGCTGCTGGCATAGGATTTATAGTTAGCATTTGTGTCTGGTATATACTTGTGCCTTATCTACAACAAGCAATTGCttgtaagtatatttttattttttagctaaatatagattatgattaagatttaatattcttcattttaaactaaatacataATAACTATTAACTTTATGGCTGTTTTAGggataacttaaattttattggaaagtttaaaatgaaatgtattggATAGGGAATAAcatttacaaatatgtttttaaaaaaaaaatttacagttaaataagatgtttattttattgttttttaaaagctgaaatgGGAACTTTTAAATAGGGTACGTTCCTTATCAGTAAagactttttgtattttaattagaactctctctctctctccaacaagtttcaaaattacatgattaatttaattatttttttgcaattttttctctGTCTGTGTTAAGGCATTGGTTGTGTTTGCagtataattgtattttaaatatgtgcttttttaaaacaaaaaataatttcaaaaataaatgtattttaatatttcttaatctatttccataatataaattttttcctatct
Above is a window of Parasteatoda tepidariorum isolate YZ-2023 chromosome 5, CAS_Ptep_4.0, whole genome shotgun sequence DNA encoding:
- the LOC107456885 gene encoding sodium-dependent phosphate transporter 1-A isoform X2, with amino-acid sequence MEPFSSDVLWVLILGFIVGFFLAFGVGANDVANSFGTSVGSKALSLRQACILATIFEVLGSVLMGYRVSDTVRKGIFDTEMYSEFEKELMLGFLAALIGSAIWNIVATFFRWPISGTHSIIGAVVGFSLVARGFMGIKWTMLGQIVASWFLSPVLSGFISSALFLVLKKLVLTKDDAIERGYLSLPFFWGITVFINLFSVVHNGPKYLGFQSIPVWGVLILAAGIGFIVSICVWYILVPYLQQAIASMGDSENSENQIGAEEIPSKISYPDVENPAFNGNGHEIQMQDVGNGISKSTIVPVATSAEISKIEKEFTCSAVPYDTPETGKVFSSLQVLTAIFAAFAHGANDVSNAIGPVIAIWLIYQDGNVAQRAESPFWIMLYGGVGISIGLWVWGKKVIKTMGEDLTKITPSSGFCIELGAAATVLMASKIGLPISTTHCKVGSIVFVGWTRSRAAVDWKLFRSIILAWVLTLPVSAGLSAAAMAILKSIG